One Cellulomonas sp. NS3 genomic region harbors:
- a CDS encoding response regulator — MSAALPVVRLLVVDDDALVRAGLRLILGGDPGLVIVGEAADGLQAVELARTERPDVVLMDIRMPRLDGLAATERLLAADPDARVVVLTTFDTDDMVVSALRLGAVGFLLKDTPPEELVGAVRAVAAGRPILSPSVTAQLIATVRAESPPGRNREAAGRLEVLSEREREVAVGIGRGLSNAEIAAELYMSVATVKSHVGRLFAKLGVENRVQIAICVHEAGLV, encoded by the coding sequence ATGAGCGCGGCGCTGCCGGTGGTTCGGCTGCTCGTGGTCGACGACGACGCCCTCGTGCGGGCCGGGCTCCGCCTCATCCTCGGCGGCGACCCCGGGCTGGTCATCGTCGGGGAGGCGGCCGACGGGCTCCAGGCGGTCGAGCTCGCGCGCACCGAGCGGCCCGACGTCGTGCTCATGGACATCCGGATGCCGCGGCTCGACGGGCTCGCCGCGACCGAGCGCCTGCTCGCCGCCGACCCCGACGCGCGCGTCGTCGTCCTCACGACGTTCGACACCGACGACATGGTGGTGAGCGCGCTGCGCCTCGGGGCCGTCGGGTTCCTGCTCAAGGACACCCCGCCCGAGGAGCTCGTCGGCGCGGTGCGCGCGGTCGCCGCCGGCCGGCCGATCCTCTCGCCGAGCGTCACCGCGCAGCTCATCGCGACGGTCCGGGCGGAGAGCCCGCCCGGCCGCAACCGCGAGGCCGCGGGCCGGCTCGAGGTGCTGAGCGAGCGCGAGCGCGAGGTGGCCGTGGGCATCGGCCGGGGGCTGTCGAACGCCGAGATCGCCGCCGAGCTCTACATGAGCGTCGCGACGGTGAAGTCCCACGTCGGGCGGCTGTTCGCGAAGCTGGGCGTCGAGAACCGGGTGCAGATCGCGATCTGCGTGCACGAGGCGGGCCTGGTCTGA
- the uxaC gene encoding glucuronate isomerase: MAQLTLGPDRLLPADPAIRPVARELYDAVRELPIISPHGHVPPQWLADDVPFADPTSLLITPDHYVTRMLHAHGVSLADLGVGQGTLTPERSRAAFRLLCAHWAAYRGTPVKFWFESELVDVFGLDLAPSAETADALYDAIAERIATPDFRPRALYERFGIEVLATTDDPADDLRHHQKLAADPTWHGRVAPTFRPDKYLEPATPAWNGLVDRLGEVAGVDTGTHAGWVRAMEERRAFFAAHGATSSDHSHRDARMEPLPVAEAERLYGRARAGQVTREEGDTLRRDLMFQMARMASEDGLVMTLHPAVHRNHHAPTFDRYGADVGADIPLAVEFTDALQPVLSAFGTSPRFQLVLFTIDETVYSRELAPLAGFYPSVYVGAPWWFIDAPEAMGRFRGAVTESAGFTKTSGFIDDTRAFLSIPARHDVNRRMDSAFLARLVADHRLTLDEALDTAVDLVVTNPRKAFRL; encoded by the coding sequence ATGGCACAGCTCACCCTCGGCCCCGACCGCCTCCTGCCGGCGGACCCCGCAATCCGTCCGGTCGCGCGCGAGCTCTACGACGCCGTGCGGGAGCTGCCGATCATCTCCCCGCACGGCCACGTCCCGCCGCAGTGGCTGGCCGACGACGTGCCGTTCGCCGACCCGACGTCGCTCCTGATCACCCCGGACCACTACGTGACCCGGATGCTGCACGCGCACGGGGTCTCGCTCGCCGACCTGGGTGTCGGCCAGGGCACGCTCACCCCGGAGCGGTCGCGTGCGGCGTTCCGCCTGCTGTGCGCGCACTGGGCCGCCTACCGCGGGACCCCGGTGAAGTTCTGGTTCGAGTCCGAGCTCGTCGACGTGTTCGGCCTCGACCTCGCGCCCTCGGCGGAGACGGCCGACGCGCTCTACGACGCGATCGCCGAGAGGATCGCGACGCCCGACTTCCGCCCCCGCGCGCTGTACGAGCGGTTCGGCATCGAGGTGCTGGCCACGACCGACGACCCGGCCGACGACCTGCGTCACCACCAGAAGCTTGCGGCGGACCCCACGTGGCACGGGCGGGTCGCGCCGACGTTCCGCCCCGACAAGTACCTCGAGCCCGCCACCCCGGCGTGGAACGGCCTGGTCGACCGGCTCGGCGAGGTCGCCGGCGTCGACACCGGGACGCACGCCGGCTGGGTCCGGGCGATGGAGGAGCGCCGCGCGTTCTTCGCGGCGCACGGTGCGACGTCGAGCGACCACTCGCACCGCGACGCGCGCATGGAGCCGCTGCCCGTCGCGGAGGCCGAGCGCCTGTACGGACGCGCGCGCGCCGGGCAGGTCACGCGCGAGGAGGGCGACACCCTGCGCCGCGACCTCATGTTCCAGATGGCCCGCATGGCGTCCGAGGACGGGCTCGTGATGACGCTGCACCCGGCGGTGCACCGCAACCACCACGCCCCGACGTTCGACCGGTACGGCGCGGACGTCGGCGCCGACATCCCGCTCGCGGTCGAGTTCACGGACGCCCTGCAGCCCGTGCTGAGCGCGTTCGGGACGTCGCCCCGCTTCCAGCTCGTGCTGTTCACGATCGACGAGACGGTGTACTCGCGCGAGCTCGCGCCGCTCGCCGGCTTCTACCCGTCGGTGTACGTGGGTGCGCCGTGGTGGTTCATCGACGCCCCGGAGGCCATGGGCCGGTTCCGCGGTGCGGTCACCGAGTCGGCCGGGTTCACCAAGACGTCGGGGTTCATCGACGACACGCGCGCGTTCCTGTCGATCCCGGCACGGCACGACGTCAACCGGCGGATGGACTCCGCCTTCCTCGCCAGGCTCGTCGCCGACCACCGGCTGACGCTCGACGAGGCGCTCGACACGGCGGTCGACCTCGTCGTGACCAACCCCAGGAAGGCCTTCCGGCTGTGA
- a CDS encoding transcriptional regulator — MSPAEPAAAAAPSAVEPPDAAPGLTHPRRDLDDLLTHAVRFSVVAALAGVLKAEFGAVRDSVEVTTPMLSKQVALLERAGYVEVEKGRVGRRPCTWLALSPDGAAAYARHVAALRAIAGIDG, encoded by the coding sequence ATGAGCCCGGCCGAGCCGGCCGCCGCCGCCGCACCGTCGGCCGTCGAGCCCCCGGACGCCGCTCCGGGCCTCACCCACCCGCGCCGCGACCTCGACGACCTGCTGACCCACGCGGTCCGGTTCTCGGTCGTCGCGGCACTGGCCGGGGTCCTCAAGGCCGAGTTCGGCGCGGTGCGCGACAGCGTCGAGGTGACGACCCCGATGCTCTCCAAGCAGGTCGCGCTGCTCGAGAGGGCCGGCTACGTCGAGGTCGAGAAGGGGCGCGTCGGACGCCGTCCCTGCACCTGGCTCGCGCTGTCGCCCGACGGGGCCGCGGCGTACGCCCGGCACGTCGCGGCGCTGCGAGCCATCGCCGGTATCGACGGCTGA
- a CDS encoding sensor histidine kinase, with the protein MPPTPPFAPPPLSVWGTTWRLVLAVLTGFVFLGFALEELPTESERLVLLDLGAGVVCLVLMLFRRRAPLAVALLATLVGSVSAFSAGAVLVILVSLATRRRWLRELLPVAVVWVAAGYVYDRVYVPAQPVPWWASLLVAGFVFVLCVAIGFYIGGQRELLATLEARAMTAEREQAARVDQARTAERGRIAREMHDVLAHRISLVAMHSGGLVYRDDLTREQTVETAEVIRDNAQLALAELREVLGVLRDGEPGAPPERPQPTLAALPELIDEARAAGNPVTCSLTLSSRGASEGDLGALPESTSRSAYRILQEALTNARKHAPGLPVRLEIGGRPGERLVLSARNPVPLAAHATGGPPPGVGLAGLSERAKLAGGELTTAVERGQFAVQAWLPWPA; encoded by the coding sequence ATGCCTCCGACGCCGCCCTTCGCGCCGCCGCCCCTGAGCGTGTGGGGGACGACCTGGCGTCTCGTCCTCGCCGTGCTCACCGGGTTCGTCTTCCTCGGGTTCGCGCTCGAGGAGCTCCCGACGGAGAGCGAGCGCCTCGTGCTGCTCGACCTCGGCGCCGGCGTCGTGTGCCTGGTCCTGATGCTGTTCCGGCGTCGCGCCCCGCTCGCGGTGGCGCTGCTCGCGACGCTGGTCGGCAGCGTCTCGGCGTTCAGCGCCGGTGCGGTCCTGGTCATCCTCGTCTCGCTCGCGACCCGCCGGCGCTGGCTGCGCGAGCTGCTGCCGGTCGCGGTCGTCTGGGTCGCCGCCGGGTACGTGTACGACCGCGTGTACGTGCCCGCGCAGCCCGTGCCGTGGTGGGCCTCGTTGCTCGTCGCGGGGTTCGTCTTCGTGCTGTGCGTCGCGATCGGCTTCTACATCGGCGGCCAGCGCGAGCTGCTCGCGACGCTCGAGGCCCGGGCGATGACGGCGGAGCGCGAGCAGGCGGCCCGCGTCGACCAGGCCCGCACCGCGGAGCGCGGTCGGATCGCGCGCGAGATGCACGACGTGCTCGCGCACCGGATCTCGCTGGTCGCGATGCACTCGGGCGGCCTCGTGTACCGCGACGACCTGACCCGCGAGCAGACGGTCGAGACGGCCGAGGTGATCCGCGACAACGCGCAGCTCGCGCTCGCCGAGCTGCGGGAGGTGCTCGGCGTCCTGCGCGACGGCGAGCCCGGCGCGCCGCCCGAGCGCCCCCAGCCCACGCTCGCGGCGCTGCCGGAGCTCATCGACGAGGCGCGCGCCGCCGGCAACCCCGTGACCTGCTCGCTGACCCTGTCGAGCCGCGGCGCGTCCGAGGGCGACCTCGGCGCGCTGCCCGAGAGCACGAGCCGCAGCGCCTACCGCATCCTCCAGGAGGCCCTCACGAACGCGCGCAAGCACGCCCCCGGGCTCCCGGTGCGGCTCGAGATCGGCGGCCGCCCCGGGGAGCGCCTCGTGCTGAGCGCCCGCAACCCCGTGCCGCTCGCGGCGCACGCCACCGGCGGTCCGCCGCCCGGGGTCGGGCTCGCGGGCCTCTCCGAGCGCGCGAAGCTCGCGGGCGGCGAGCTCACGACCGCGGTCGAGCGCGGGCAGTTCGCGGTGCAGGCCTGGCTGCCGTGGCCGGCATGA
- a CDS encoding metallophosphoesterase — MTSTERPLRILHLSDTHLSAPGVLHHGAVDTLEATRRVLAACAVLPAPDVVVVSGDVSDDGSPESYAAARDVVGGWAHARGARVVLAAGNHDQRDPFRAVLGDGHLGDGRAGDGRAGEASAAGDEAAAPGGATAEGTAAEGSAAGERIDAVSWVGAHRLVTLDSSVPGAGYGRLDAAQLDRLREELRTPAPGGTVLVVHHPPLPPVTRLHHVLRLRGLDGLAAALAGSDVRVVLSGHYHHATTGMFAGRPVVVAPGVANRTDTLVAPGAERAVRGSGAALVELGPDGSLHATFHVAPDPQDGAEVFFYDAGVVDRIAAAAGPPSGA; from the coding sequence ATGACCTCCACCGAGCGGCCCCTGCGCATCCTGCACCTGTCGGACACCCACCTCTCCGCCCCGGGCGTGCTGCACCACGGGGCGGTCGACACGCTCGAGGCCACCCGCCGGGTGCTGGCCGCGTGCGCGGTGCTCCCCGCGCCGGACGTGGTGGTGGTCTCGGGCGACGTGTCCGACGACGGCAGCCCCGAGTCGTACGCGGCGGCCCGGGACGTCGTCGGCGGCTGGGCGCACGCCCGCGGGGCGCGGGTCGTCCTCGCGGCGGGCAACCACGACCAGCGCGACCCGTTCCGTGCGGTGCTCGGGGACGGGCACCTCGGGGACGGTCGGGCGGGGGACGGGCGCGCCGGGGAGGCGTCGGCCGCGGGCGACGAGGCCGCGGCCCCGGGCGGGGCGACCGCCGAGGGAACGGCCGCGGAGGGATCGGCCGCCGGGGAGCGGATCGACGCCGTGTCGTGGGTCGGCGCGCACCGCCTGGTCACGCTCGACAGCTCGGTGCCCGGTGCGGGCTACGGGAGGCTGGACGCGGCGCAGCTCGACCGGTTGCGCGAGGAGCTGCGGACGCCGGCGCCGGGCGGCACGGTGCTTGTCGTCCACCACCCGCCGCTGCCCCCGGTCACGCGCCTGCACCACGTGCTCCGGCTGCGCGGGCTGGACGGGCTCGCCGCGGCGCTCGCGGGCAGCGACGTGCGCGTCGTGCTCTCCGGGCACTACCACCACGCGACGACCGGGATGTTCGCCGGGCGGCCGGTGGTCGTCGCGCCCGGGGTCGCGAACCGGACGGACACCCTCGTGGCGCCGGGTGCCGAGCGCGCGGTGCGGGGCTCGGGTGCGGCGCTCGTCGAGCTCGGCCCCGACGGGTCCCTGCACGCGACGTTTCACGTGGCGCCCGACCCGCAGGACGGCGCGGAGGTCTTCTTCTACGACGCGGGCGTCGTCGACCGGATCGCTGCGGCGGCAGGGCCGCCCTCGGGGGCCTGA
- a CDS encoding helix-turn-helix domain-containing protein, translating to MASWTEATPDEVAEARVPPARGILHPELVGPVFRLGRYPAAPGVDEHVEHYWAVEWDLPTERTQPSDVLSHPALHLTVEDADSPQHGVAMPAALVHGVLTRRFEITLRGSGRVIGAKLRPGALTALTGVPAHRLSDRVVPARELWPDADALRDEILVTPRDEDRCAVLDAFLAARLPAAPDPRCATAREVVAHVMGDRSLTRVHQVAAAHGLTVRTLQRLAREHVGVSATWLIRRGRLQDAVADLQADPGTDLGALAVRLGWYDQAHLTRDFTAAVGVSPARYARSLRPGTPPAG from the coding sequence ATGGCGTCTTGGACGGAGGCGACACCCGACGAGGTCGCTGAGGCACGCGTGCCCCCGGCCCGCGGCATCCTGCACCCCGAGCTCGTCGGCCCGGTGTTCCGCCTCGGCCGCTACCCGGCGGCACCGGGGGTCGACGAGCACGTCGAGCACTACTGGGCGGTCGAGTGGGACCTGCCGACCGAGCGCACGCAGCCGTCCGACGTGCTTTCCCACCCGGCGCTGCACCTCACCGTCGAGGACGCCGACTCCCCGCAGCACGGCGTCGCGATGCCCGCCGCCCTCGTGCACGGCGTCCTGACGCGCCGCTTCGAGATCACGCTGCGCGGCAGCGGCCGGGTGATCGGCGCGAAGCTCCGCCCCGGCGCCCTCACGGCGCTCACCGGCGTCCCGGCGCACCGGCTGTCGGACCGGGTCGTGCCCGCGCGCGAGCTCTGGCCGGACGCGGACGCGCTGCGCGACGAGATCCTCGTGACCCCGCGCGACGAGGACCGGTGCGCCGTGCTCGACGCGTTCCTCGCCGCCCGCCTGCCCGCCGCGCCGGACCCGCGCTGCGCGACCGCCCGGGAGGTCGTCGCGCACGTCATGGGCGACCGGTCGCTCACGCGCGTCCACCAGGTCGCGGCCGCGCACGGGCTCACGGTCCGCACGCTCCAGCGCCTCGCGCGCGAGCACGTCGGCGTGAGCGCCACGTGGCTGATCCGCCGCGGCCGCCTGCAGGACGCCGTCGCCGACCTCCAGGCCGACCCCGGCACGGACCTCGGCGCGCTCGCGGTGCGGCTCGGGTGGTACGACCAGGCGCACCTGACGCGCGACTTCACCGCGGCGGTGGGCGTGAGCCCGGCCCGGTACGCGCGCAGCCTGCGCCCCGGGACGCCGCCCGCAGGGTGA
- a CDS encoding YdeI/OmpD-associated family protein: MELRTEVLATGGSTAGILVPDDVVAALGGGRRPKVVVTVNGFTYRTSVAPVDGRFLVPLSAERRAAAGVAAGDAVDVVLELDTAPREVSVPEDLAAALDAQPGARARFDALPFSNRQRHVLAVEGAKAAETRARRVEKVVATLTDEPAAGG, from the coding sequence GTGGAGCTCCGCACCGAGGTCCTGGCCACGGGGGGCAGCACCGCGGGCATCCTCGTCCCCGACGACGTCGTCGCCGCGCTCGGGGGCGGCCGGCGGCCCAAGGTCGTGGTGACCGTGAACGGCTTCACGTACCGGACGAGCGTCGCCCCGGTGGACGGGCGCTTCCTCGTCCCGCTCAGCGCGGAGCGCCGCGCCGCCGCGGGGGTCGCGGCCGGCGACGCGGTCGACGTCGTCCTCGAGCTCGACACCGCGCCGCGCGAGGTCTCGGTGCCCGAGGACCTCGCCGCGGCGCTCGACGCGCAGCCCGGTGCCCGCGCGCGGTTCGACGCGCTGCCGTTCAGCAACCGCCAGCGGCACGTGCTCGCGGTCGAGGGCGCCAAGGCCGCCGAGACGCGCGCACGCCGGGTCGAGAAGGTCGTCGCGACGCTGACGGACGAGCCGGCGGCGGGCGGCTGA
- a CDS encoding VOC family protein has protein sequence MTESAQTTESTTSAAGTGSTGQPAVAPVPPGYTSLTPFLVVDGAERAIDFYTRVFGATLVSRNDNADGTVAHAELDLGNGRLQLSDPSPDAGLVAPRGGDGRDHSYVLYCADVDAVWKAAVEAGATPFEEPSTFVTGDRFGAVHDPFGHRWAILTRVEDVSPEEAERRVNEWLASQG, from the coding sequence ATGACCGAGAGCGCCCAGACCACCGAGAGCACCACCTCCGCCGCGGGCACCGGGTCGACCGGGCAGCCCGCCGTCGCACCCGTCCCGCCCGGGTACACCTCGCTCACGCCGTTCCTCGTCGTCGACGGGGCCGAGCGGGCGATCGACTTCTACACGCGCGTGTTCGGCGCGACGCTGGTCTCGCGCAACGACAACGCGGACGGCACGGTCGCGCACGCCGAGCTCGACCTCGGGAACGGCCGGCTCCAGCTCAGCGACCCCAGCCCGGACGCCGGGCTCGTCGCGCCGCGGGGTGGCGACGGCCGTGACCACTCCTACGTCCTGTATTGCGCCGACGTCGACGCGGTGTGGAAGGCGGCCGTCGAGGCGGGCGCGACGCCGTTCGAGGAGCCGTCGACGTTCGTCACGGGCGACCGCTTCGGTGCGGTGCACGACCCCTTCGGCCACCGCTGGGCGATCCTCACGCGCGTCGAGGACGTCTCGCCCGAGGAGGCCGAGCG
- a CDS encoding dihydrofolate reductase family protein: MTRVVGDISVSLDGFVTGPDPGPDNGLGTGGEALHTWAFSDDPVDRRVLREATGRSGAVVLGRRLFDVVDGPGGWDDATGYGAGEAATPAFVVVTSSEPEAVRLADLDWTFVTTGLPDAVRVARERAEAASADRGTDLDVVLMGGGATVASALGAGLLDALTLHLAPVVLGGGTPLFSGGAPRALVQRRVVPTSNAVHLTYDAG, translated from the coding sequence ATGACACGCGTCGTCGGCGACATCTCGGTCTCCCTGGACGGCTTCGTCACCGGGCCTGACCCCGGGCCGGACAACGGCCTCGGCACGGGCGGCGAGGCCCTGCACACGTGGGCGTTCTCCGACGACCCCGTGGACCGCCGGGTGCTGCGCGAGGCCACGGGGCGGTCCGGTGCCGTCGTACTGGGGCGCCGGCTGTTCGACGTGGTCGACGGGCCGGGCGGCTGGGACGACGCGACGGGCTACGGCGCCGGCGAGGCCGCGACACCGGCGTTCGTCGTCGTGACGAGCTCCGAGCCGGAGGCCGTGCGGCTCGCCGACCTCGACTGGACGTTCGTGACCACGGGCCTGCCGGACGCCGTCCGGGTGGCGCGCGAGCGCGCGGAGGCCGCCTCGGCGGACCGCGGGACGGACCTCGACGTCGTCCTCATGGGCGGCGGCGCGACCGTCGCCTCGGCGCTCGGGGCCGGGCTGCTCGACGCGCTGACCCTGCACCTCGCGCCGGTGGTGCTCGGCGGCGGGACCCCGCTGTTCTCCGGCGGGGCGCCCCGCGCGCTCGTGCAGCGCCGGGTCGTCCCGACGTCGAACGCGGTGCACCTCACGTACGACGCGGGCTGA
- a CDS encoding AAA family ATPase — MTGDLFDERPVRRVQRHPEAQVDGDRWPYTVPAVAQLLREGLDLPPGVTFLVGENGAGKSTVVEAVAAAAGLNAEGGSPNARHSTRASESPLHSALQVVRSAGAARWGYFLRAETMHGLYTYLEASGDPAPPLHEMSHGESFLEVLARNFAKPGFYVLDEPEAALSFTSCLALVETLGDLRAAGAQVLCATHSPLLTALPGATILELDEHGFAPTAWEDLAVVGHWRSYLDDPRRYLRHLGAG, encoded by the coding sequence GTGACGGGCGACCTGTTCGACGAGCGCCCGGTCCGCCGCGTGCAGCGCCACCCCGAGGCGCAGGTCGACGGCGACCGCTGGCCGTACACGGTGCCGGCCGTCGCCCAGCTCCTGCGCGAGGGGCTCGACCTGCCGCCGGGTGTGACGTTCCTGGTCGGGGAGAACGGCGCGGGCAAGTCCACGGTCGTCGAGGCCGTCGCCGCCGCCGCGGGGCTGAACGCCGAGGGCGGCAGCCCGAACGCCCGGCACTCCACGCGCGCGAGCGAGTCGCCGCTGCACTCCGCGCTGCAGGTCGTGCGCTCGGCCGGCGCCGCCCGGTGGGGCTACTTCCTGCGCGCCGAGACCATGCACGGCCTGTACACCTACCTCGAGGCGTCCGGGGACCCCGCGCCGCCGCTGCACGAGATGAGCCACGGCGAGTCGTTCCTGGAGGTGCTCGCCCGCAACTTCGCGAAGCCGGGGTTCTACGTGCTCGACGAGCCCGAGGCGGCGCTGTCGTTCACGTCGTGCCTCGCGCTCGTGGAGACGCTCGGCGACCTCCGTGCGGCGGGGGCGCAGGTGCTGTGCGCGACGCACTCGCCGCTGCTCACGGCCCTGCCCGGCGCGACGATCCTCGAGCTCGACGAGCACGGGTTCGCGCCCACCGCGTGGGAGGACCTCGCGGTCGTCGGGCACTGGCGCTCGTACCTCGACGACCCGCGGCGGTACCTCCGCCACCTCGGCGCCGGCTGA
- a CDS encoding mannitol dehydrogenase family protein, which produces MSTTTPTGTVPLLSRSGGHGRPAAPVRIVHLGLGNFFRAHQAWYTEHAPDAGAWGIAAFTGRSAAAAEVLAPQDGLYTLVTRAADGDAFEVVSSVSAVHAATDHEAWLGCWAAPETAVVTLTVTEAGYLRDDDGGLDVTRDDVRADISALGSDPRAAVATTPGRVVAGYLARRAAGAGPVAVLPCDNLPDNGPALQRVVDDLIDAVDPSLAAWARENVAFGTTMVDRITPATTDEHRDAVRAALGVEDASPVPTEPFSEWVVAGRFPNGRPAWEAAGVTMVDDVLPFEQRKLWLLNGSHSLLAYAGSARGHVTVADAVADPVLRQWVEDWWDEAARHLTLPAEDVASYRRALVERFENPRIKHVLAQIAGDGSQKLPVRIVPTLRTELAAGRVPTGGARVVAAWTCHLRGLGAPVKDARADHVRALGHGSLAGSVDAVLGFLGPDLAADDGLRGAVLAAAEELTSGAGAPR; this is translated from the coding sequence GTGAGCACCACGACCCCGACCGGCACCGTCCCCCTCCTGTCGCGCTCCGGGGGCCACGGCCGCCCCGCCGCGCCCGTCCGCATCGTGCACCTCGGCCTCGGCAACTTCTTCCGCGCGCACCAGGCCTGGTACACCGAGCACGCACCCGACGCCGGCGCGTGGGGCATCGCCGCCTTCACGGGCCGGTCGGCGGCGGCGGCGGAGGTGCTCGCACCGCAGGACGGCCTCTACACGCTGGTCACCCGCGCGGCGGACGGCGACGCGTTCGAGGTGGTGTCGTCGGTCTCGGCGGTCCACGCCGCGACCGACCACGAGGCGTGGCTCGGCTGCTGGGCGGCGCCCGAGACCGCCGTCGTGACGCTCACGGTCACGGAGGCGGGCTACCTGCGGGACGACGACGGCGGGCTCGACGTCACGCGGGACGACGTGCGCGCCGACATCTCGGCGCTCGGCAGCGACCCCCGGGCCGCGGTGGCGACGACGCCCGGCCGGGTCGTCGCCGGGTACCTCGCGCGCCGCGCCGCCGGCGCTGGGCCGGTCGCCGTCCTGCCGTGCGACAACCTCCCCGACAACGGTCCGGCGCTGCAGCGCGTCGTCGACGACCTCATCGACGCCGTCGACCCCTCGCTCGCGGCGTGGGCGCGGGAGAACGTCGCGTTCGGCACGACGATGGTCGACCGGATCACGCCCGCGACCACGGACGAGCACCGGGACGCGGTGCGTGCGGCGCTCGGCGTCGAGGACGCGTCCCCGGTCCCGACCGAGCCGTTCTCCGAGTGGGTCGTCGCCGGCCGGTTCCCGAACGGCCGCCCCGCGTGGGAGGCGGCGGGCGTGACGATGGTCGACGACGTGCTCCCGTTCGAGCAGCGCAAGCTCTGGCTGCTCAACGGCTCGCACTCGTTGCTCGCGTACGCCGGCTCGGCACGCGGCCACGTGACGGTCGCCGACGCGGTCGCCGACCCGGTGCTGCGGCAGTGGGTCGAGGACTGGTGGGACGAGGCCGCGCGGCACCTCACGCTCCCCGCCGAGGACGTCGCGTCCTACCGGCGCGCGCTGGTCGAGCGGTTCGAGAACCCCCGGATCAAGCACGTGCTGGCCCAGATCGCGGGCGACGGGTCGCAGAAGCTGCCGGTGCGCATCGTCCCGACGCTGCGCACCGAGCTCGCCGCGGGCCGGGTGCCGACCGGCGGGGCGCGGGTCGTCGCCGCGTGGACCTGCCACCTGCGCGGGCTCGGGGCCCCGGTCAAGGACGCCCGCGCCGACCACGTGCGTGCCCTGGGCCACGGCTCGCTCGCGGGGTCGGTCGACGCGGTGCTCGGCTTCCTCGGGCCCGACCTCGCCGCCGACGACGGCCTGCGCGGTGCGGTCCTCGCGGCCGCCGAGGAGCTCACGTCCGGGGCGGGCGCCCCGCGCTGA
- a CDS encoding DUF4190 domain-containing protein, producing the protein MTHDQQGSTPAHEPQGTPSADTTAPSTLSLEKTPAAPATTEGTAAATTDAAAPAATADAPYAPADTTAYPPAGYGQPGGYGQPAPATRGTDGMSIAALVTGILGLGFVPVILGILGLKRTKANGTSGRGLSIAGIVLGILSFIAWIVIAISLVVASNAIVDSVNEAGGLEELTEQLEELETPAVEEPEATTGTDDLATSATPLKDIAPLTAGAFTTTGLTDEATITGAGALEAYAASYTDGVSTVETVVSNWTTGEEAIAHANAQTAALAPESLIDSGELSEVQQYWLYDVAGVSTLVATNDTATLTFTGPADAVTALYNEYPL; encoded by the coding sequence GTGACCCACGACCAGCAGGGCTCCACGCCGGCGCACGAGCCGCAGGGGACCCCCTCCGCCGACACGACCGCGCCCAGCACGCTGAGCCTCGAGAAGACCCCCGCGGCCCCGGCGACCACCGAGGGGACCGCGGCGGCCACGACCGACGCCGCCGCCCCCGCGGCCACGGCCGACGCGCCGTACGCGCCCGCGGACACGACGGCCTACCCGCCCGCCGGCTACGGCCAGCCCGGTGGGTACGGCCAGCCCGCCCCGGCGACCCGCGGGACCGACGGGATGTCGATCGCCGCGCTCGTCACCGGCATCCTCGGCCTCGGCTTCGTCCCCGTCATCCTCGGCATCCTCGGGCTCAAGCGGACCAAGGCCAACGGGACGTCGGGCCGCGGCCTGTCGATCGCGGGCATCGTGCTCGGCATCCTGTCGTTCATCGCCTGGATCGTGATCGCCATCAGCCTCGTCGTCGCGAGCAACGCGATCGTCGACTCCGTCAACGAGGCCGGCGGCCTCGAGGAGCTCACCGAGCAGCTCGAGGAGCTCGAGACGCCCGCCGTCGAGGAGCCCGAGGCCACCACGGGCACCGACGACCTCGCCACCAGCGCGACGCCGCTCAAGGACATCGCCCCCCTCACGGCCGGCGCGTTTACCACGACGGGCCTGACGGACGAGGCGACGATCACCGGCGCCGGCGCGCTCGAGGCGTACGCCGCGTCCTACACCGACGGCGTGTCGACGGTCGAGACCGTGGTGTCCAACTGGACGACCGGCGAGGAGGCGATCGCGCACGCGAACGCGCAGACCGCGGCGCTCGCGCCCGAGAGCCTCATCGACTCCGGCGAGCTCAGCGAGGTGCAGCAGTACTGGCTCTACGACGTCGCCGGCGTCAGCACGCTCGTCGCGACGAACGACACCGCGACGCTGACCTTCACCGGTCCGGCGGACGCCGTCACCGCGCTGTACAACGAGTACCCGCTGTGA